Part of the Paenibacillus sp. FSL R7-0273 genome is shown below.
GGCGAGGATAAAATCATATATTCCGTGCCATAACCAGGGCAGCAGCAAGGATACCAGCAGTATTCCTCTCGGCTTCTTGCCCTTGGTAAACTTGGCCCGGCCCATGTGATAGCCCATAATGACCCCGAACATCGCATGGCCGGATACCGGAAGCAGCGCCCTGATAAACATGGAGCCCAGCGAAGCATGGCTGTACCACGCATACATCACATTCTCAATTGTTGCAAAGCCGAGCGAAATCGCTACAGCGTATAGTATTCCATCATAAGGCTCGTCAAATTCGGTATGATTATAAATCATGTGGTACAGCACAAACCACTTGAGGCACTCCTCAACTCCTGCAGAAATCAGGAAGGAATCGACGTAAGCACCGCCGCCCAGCCCGAGCACCATGCCCCGCTGAATGATCATAACCGGAAAAACAATCAGCAGTCCAAGCAGAAATACCTTCAGGACAATATGCAGCGGCTCCTGGTCGTACTTGTCTTTCAGATAAAAAAAAGTCAGCAGCGCTAGTCCCGGTGCAACTGCCGACGTAATAACCGATAACAAAAGCA
Proteins encoded:
- the prsW gene encoding glutamic-type intramembrane protease PrsW, whose protein sequence is MLLLSVITSAVAPGLALLTFFYLKDKYDQEPLHIVLKVFLLGLLIVFPVMIIQRGMVLGLGGGAYVDSFLISAGVEECLKWFVLYHMIYNHTEFDEPYDGILYAVAISLGFATIENVMYAWYSHASLGSMFIRALLPVSGHAMFGVIMGYHMGRAKFTKGKKPRGILLVSLLLPWLWHGIYDFILATMTNYWIWFIVPLMAVLWYGGMGKVARANSRSPFRFLKREEEVNL